A window from Flavobacterium gyeonganense encodes these proteins:
- a CDS encoding sensor histidine kinase, translating into MIACFLLFFVWISGFLDHPDHNFLDFRDHKKPFLHHRGPFNEGMKPPPDFRNRPPGPISFDTMGGPPTQYGHTALVYLLGVISSLLFAISGRLQNVEKEKMKSELAFLKAQINPHFLFNTLNSIYALALKKDDKTPDAVIQLSELMRYIITNANDEVLDLSKEINYINNFISLQKTRLGNTVSVDYKVNGNPFGKAITPLILISFIENAFKHGVNPDQTSEICIYIDIHEKELTLMVSNKKTFSIQSETGIGLQNTIERLSFLYPNKHQLKIEDSHDKYIVNLTIEVG; encoded by the coding sequence ATGATTGCTTGTTTTCTTTTATTTTTTGTGTGGATTTCAGGATTTTTAGATCACCCGGATCACAATTTTTTAGATTTTAGGGATCATAAAAAACCCTTTTTACATCATCGCGGACCTTTTAATGAAGGAATGAAACCGCCTCCGGATTTTCGAAACAGGCCTCCGGGACCAATATCTTTTGATACAATGGGCGGACCGCCAACTCAGTACGGACATACAGCTCTGGTATATTTGCTCGGTGTAATTTCAAGTTTGTTATTTGCTATATCCGGAAGGCTGCAAAATGTAGAAAAAGAAAAAATGAAGTCAGAACTTGCTTTTTTAAAAGCGCAGATCAATCCGCATTTTTTATTTAATACACTTAATAGTATTTATGCTCTTGCTTTAAAAAAAGATGATAAAACTCCCGATGCCGTGATACAGTTATCTGAGCTCATGCGCTATATTATTACCAATGCAAATGATGAAGTACTGGATTTAAGCAAAGAAATCAATTACATCAATAATTTTATTTCACTGCAAAAAACGCGTTTGGGAAATACCGTTAGTGTCGATTATAAAGTAAACGGAAACCCTTTCGGCAAGGCAATTACACCGCTTATTTTAATTTCTTTCATAGAAAATGCTTTCAAACATGGTGTAAATCCGGATCAGACTTCAGAAATTTGTATTTACATTGATATTCATGAAAAAGAATTGACATTGATGGTATCCAATAAAAAAACATTTTCGATTCAATCTGAAACCGGAATTGGTCTGCAAAATACAATTGAGAGACTATCGTTTTTATATCCAAACAAACATCAGTTAAAAATTGAAGACAGTCATGATAAGTATATCGTAAATTTAACTATTGAAGTAGGATGA
- a CDS encoding LytR/AlgR family response regulator transcription factor has protein sequence MIKAIALDDEPLALEILQSLCAEIEFVDLQKTFTKSDEAFKYLKKYPVDLLFLDINMPSISGLDFYKKLPHKTMVIFTTAYSEFAVEGFTLSATDYLLKPISFSRFQQAVEKAFQQWKTQNQNLEQQYLFIRADYSLIKILFSDILYIEGLDDYLKIHIQNQKTVVARMTLKVILQKLPSTEFVRVHRSFIIPISKIEKIRNKTIHIHQTEIPISTSYEAAFFELLNQK, from the coding sequence ATGATAAAAGCAATAGCATTAGATGATGAACCACTGGCATTAGAAATTTTGCAAAGTCTGTGTGCTGAAATTGAATTTGTCGATTTGCAAAAAACGTTTACAAAATCTGATGAAGCTTTTAAATATCTTAAAAAGTATCCTGTCGATTTGCTATTTTTAGATATCAATATGCCCTCTATTTCAGGATTGGATTTTTATAAAAAACTGCCACACAAAACGATGGTCATTTTTACAACGGCCTATTCTGAATTTGCTGTTGAAGGTTTTACGTTAAGCGCTACTGATTATCTTTTAAAACCTATTTCGTTTTCCCGTTTTCAGCAGGCTGTTGAAAAAGCATTTCAGCAATGGAAAACTCAAAACCAGAATCTGGAACAGCAATATCTTTTTATACGTGCCGATTATAGTTTGATAAAAATCCTTTTCTCAGATATTTTATATATTGAAGGCTTGGATGATTATCTTAAAATTCATATTCAGAATCAAAAGACTGTTGTGGCCAGAATGACTTTAAAAGTCATACTTCAAAAATTGCCTTCCACCGAATTTGTTCGTGTACACAGGTCATTTATTATTCCAATTTCTAAAATTGAAAAAATTAGAAATAAAACAATTCATATTCATCAGACAGAAATACCAATAAGTACAAGTTATGAAGCTGCATTTTTTGAACTCCTGAATCAAAAATAA
- a CDS encoding intradiol ring-cleavage dioxygenase gives MERKDFLKGLGLVGIGSFAIPIINACSKDDDASETSTDTDMATDTGSNSGSSGTCSVTPSETEGPFPTISPSSLVKSNIVMDRTGVAFTINITIKNTKASCAALKGAIVDIWHCDKDGYYSEYGGTGMQSVNYTSVHFLRGRQTTDDNGLVTFTSIFPGWYSGRATHIHVHIYNASGTSLLVTQIAFPEGSGSAVALVNASTSNGYTKGLSGYTYNASDNVFSDGFSNELATVTGSIAEGFVLKHTINVAS, from the coding sequence ATGGAAAGAAAAGATTTTTTAAAAGGTTTAGGTTTAGTAGGAATAGGTTCTTTCGCTATTCCAATTATAAACGCTTGCAGTAAAGACGATGATGCTTCAGAAACATCAACTGATACAGATATGGCCACTGATACAGGTTCAAACTCAGGTTCCTCAGGTACTTGTTCCGTAACTCCTTCTGAAACCGAGGGTCCATTTCCAACCATTTCACCATCTTCTTTGGTGAAATCAAATATTGTCATGGACAGAACCGGTGTTGCTTTTACAATTAATATTACCATAAAAAACACAAAAGCAAGCTGTGCCGCTTTAAAAGGCGCTATTGTTGATATCTGGCATTGCGATAAAGATGGTTATTATTCTGAGTACGGAGGAACAGGTATGCAATCTGTAAATTATACTTCTGTACATTTTTTAAGAGGAAGGCAAACTACGGATGATAATGGTTTAGTGACTTTTACCTCTATATTTCCGGGCTGGTATTCCGGCAGAGCAACACACATACATGTTCATATATACAACGCCAGCGGAACTTCATTACTGGTTACACAAATTGCTTTTCCTGAAGGTTCAGGAAGTGCTGTTGCTTTGGTTAATGCATCAACTTCAAATGGGTATACCAAAGGTTTGTCCGGCTATACCTATAATGCTTCGGACAATGTGTTTTCTGATGGTTTTTCGAATGAATTGGCAACAGTTACAGGCAGCATCGCAGAAGGTTTTGTGCTCAAACATACCATTAACGTTGCAAGTTAA
- a CDS encoding PorP/SprF family type IX secretion system membrane protein: protein MKKLIVSLVLLAVTSGYSQELNLPVFTQYLADNPFVISPAYAGIGDNVRIRVNGLTQWVGIKDAPDNQSAYVDFRLLDRSGVGISVYNDKNGYTRQTGAKVSFAHHIILDYYSKQYMSFGISYNFNSFRIDTDEFSTDIEHPVLDPSITNDRYTANNNFDISALYRNKNFYLSFNANNVLKKNTNKFRGVEPDLLSNYQVYTGFTFRDAENNRIEYEPSVFYQYFASDKRSATDINFKYRRYNRYEEYYWIGVSYRMLNDQFPKPLSLGPMAGFMKSKIYFAYSYQVMFNDLGYYNSGTHVVTLGFDFLQALSSCPCTDSPVHD, encoded by the coding sequence ATGAAAAAATTAATAGTATCCTTAGTACTCCTAGCTGTAACATCAGGTTACAGCCAGGAGTTAAACCTACCGGTGTTTACGCAGTATTTAGCAGATAATCCTTTTGTGATTTCACCAGCCTATGCAGGTATTGGTGATAACGTTAGAATAAGGGTTAATGGATTAACGCAGTGGGTCGGCATTAAAGACGCACCGGATAACCAGTCTGCTTATGTGGATTTTAGGCTTTTGGATCGTTCAGGGGTTGGTATTTCAGTTTACAACGATAAAAATGGTTACACGAGACAAACAGGAGCCAAGGTTTCATTTGCCCATCATATCATTTTAGACTATTATTCTAAGCAGTATATGTCTTTCGGTATTTCCTATAACTTTAATAGTTTTAGGATTGATACAGATGAATTTAGTACTGATATTGAACATCCTGTTTTAGACCCTTCCATTACAAATGATCGATACACTGCAAATAATAACTTTGACATCAGTGCACTATATCGTAATAAAAACTTCTATTTGAGTTTTAATGCGAATAATGTTTTGAAGAAAAACACTAATAAATTTAGAGGTGTGGAACCAGATTTACTATCTAATTATCAGGTATATACTGGATTTACATTTAGAGATGCAGAGAATAACCGTATCGAATATGAACCATCGGTATTTTATCAGTATTTTGCCAGTGATAAACGTTCTGCGACGGATATCAATTTTAAATACAGACGTTATAACCGCTATGAAGAATATTACTGGATAGGAGTTTCGTATCGTATGCTGAATGACCAGTTCCCAAAACCTTTATCATTGGGGCCAATGGCAGGTTTCATGAAGTCTAAAATTTATTTTGCATATTCCTATCAGGTAATGTTTAACGATTTAGGATATTATAACTCAGGAACCCATGTTGTCACACTTGGATTTGATTTCCTTCAGGCATTAAGCAGTTGTCCTTGTACGGATAGTCCGGTTCATGATTAA